A stretch of the Actinomyces qiguomingii genome encodes the following:
- a CDS encoding exonuclease SbcCD subunit D yields MRILHTSDWHLGRTFHGRVLDDAQAVFAEHLIEVVKAEGVDAVVISGDVYDRAIPPTAAVRLLDDTLCRLADRTRVVLTPGNHDSAQRLGFAAALLREGLDLRVRVADVDRPVIIPDAAGHPGLYVYALPYLDPDAARESLPPLLAARLGEGPVEPEAQADADSPADPAAFPGPSDAAASPAAGGPALLPRSHEAVVCAALRLVAHDLAERRADDASRVPALAMAHAFVVGGQATPDSERDIRVGGVDCVPAGVFTTLGGSPLANASGGLDYVALGHLHRPQELHFPTAGGDTATASAPGADAYPFAAHAPTRPRLVYSGSPLPFSFPEADATKSSVLLELGPTGVTRMERIPTPTPYRATTLHGTLDQLLAPANAVYTRDWVRVELTGPMLPGTMAQLKERFPNLLAFSHTRPEQTERETITVTRASDPVDVADRFLTEMLGHRPTRAQHAIMAAAYDAARADAQLKEDR; encoded by the coding sequence ATGCGGATCCTCCACACCTCCGACTGGCACCTCGGGCGCACCTTCCACGGCCGGGTGCTCGATGACGCCCAGGCCGTCTTCGCCGAGCACCTGATTGAGGTGGTCAAGGCCGAGGGCGTCGATGCCGTCGTCATCTCCGGTGACGTCTACGACCGCGCCATCCCGCCCACCGCCGCCGTCCGCCTGCTCGACGACACCCTGTGCCGCCTGGCGGACCGCACGCGCGTGGTGCTCACCCCCGGCAACCACGACTCCGCCCAGCGGCTCGGCTTCGCCGCTGCCCTGCTGCGTGAGGGGCTGGACCTGCGCGTGCGCGTGGCCGACGTCGACCGGCCCGTCATCATCCCCGACGCCGCCGGTCATCCCGGCCTGTACGTCTACGCCCTGCCCTACCTCGACCCCGATGCCGCCCGCGAGTCCCTGCCACCCCTGCTGGCCGCACGCCTCGGGGAGGGGCCGGTCGAACCGGAGGCGCAGGCCGACGCCGACTCCCCCGCCGACCCGGCTGCGTTCCCCGGTCCCTCCGATGCAGCCGCGTCCCCAGCCGCCGGCGGCCCCGCCCTGCTGCCGCGCAGCCACGAGGCGGTGGTCTGCGCAGCGCTGCGGCTGGTGGCGCACGACTTGGCTGAGCGGCGTGCTGACGACGCGTCCAGGGTGCCCGCGCTGGCCATGGCGCACGCCTTCGTCGTCGGCGGGCAGGCGACCCCCGACTCCGAGCGGGACATCCGCGTCGGCGGGGTGGACTGCGTGCCGGCGGGCGTGTTCACCACGCTCGGCGGCTCGCCCCTGGCCAACGCCTCCGGCGGGCTCGACTACGTGGCCCTCGGCCACCTGCACCGCCCTCAAGAGCTGCACTTCCCCACCGCCGGGGGCGACACCGCCACAGCCAGCGCTCCGGGAGCCGATGCGTACCCATTCGCCGCGCACGCCCCCACACGCCCGCGCCTGGTCTACTCCGGCAGCCCACTGCCCTTCTCCTTCCCCGAGGCCGACGCCACCAAGTCCTCCGTGCTGCTGGAACTGGGCCCCACCGGCGTGACCCGCATGGAACGGATCCCCACCCCCACCCCCTACCGGGCCACCACGCTGCACGGCACACTCGATCAGCTCCTCGCCCCTGCGAATGCGGTCTACACCCGCGACTGGGTGCGCGTGGAACTCACCGGCCCCATGCTCCCGGGCACCATGGCGCAGCTCAAGGAACGGTTCCCCAACCTGCTGGCCTTCTCCCACACCCGTCCCGAGCAGACCGAGCGCGAAACCATCACAGTCACCCGCGCCTCGGACCCGGTGGACGTGGCCGACCGCTTCCTGACCGAGATGCTCGGTCACCGCCCCACCCGGGCCCAGCACGCCATCATGGCCGCGGCCTACGACGCCGCCCGCGCCGACGCCCAGCTCAAGGAGGACCGCTGA
- a CDS encoding helix-turn-helix domain-containing protein, whose translation MNQSLTVMATRWSGGWELELDDDHHTQVTHLDRARQQVVDYLDTVDETTDHSSWKIDIVPEVDSLAQVRAAKETAARAKALQEEATAAWREAALALRAEGLSVSDTAAIMGISRGRVSQLTATG comes from the coding sequence ATGAACCAGAGCCTTACGGTTATGGCCACCCGCTGGTCAGGTGGCTGGGAGCTTGAGCTCGACGACGACCACCACACGCAGGTGACCCACCTCGACCGGGCACGCCAGCAGGTCGTCGATTACCTCGATACCGTCGACGAAACCACCGACCACTCCAGCTGGAAGATCGACATTGTCCCCGAAGTCGATTCCCTCGCCCAGGTTCGTGCTGCCAAAGAGACCGCTGCCCGTGCCAAGGCGCTGCAGGAAGAAGCGACCGCTGCCTGGCGAGAAGCCGCCCTCGCTCTGCGCGCCGAAGGCTTATCCGTCTCCGACACCGCCGCCATCATGGGCATTTCCCGCGGCCGGGTCTCCCAGCTCACCGCCACAGGCTGA
- a CDS encoding AAA family ATPase encodes MRLHRLTITGVGPFPGTETIDFDRFADSGRFLLTGPTGSGKTTIIDAIVFALYGDVADSDGSSKQRIRSTLVTPTAPSEVELVFSTSAGVYRIARTPEYMRPKRRGSGTTRQNASVKLWRLSAPDGKALSEPITRVGEVDSELRRIVGLKRTQFTQTVVLPQGKFAQFLRAESKQRHDLLRDVFGTSIFDRMQEALRSRGRSLEQRAESARQTLRARAEVLAPLLHDAEPEASAAPGDAASSSPGDGPAGNAEVVESPDAHASSPGDSGTPATLPPSPATRLEALVAARVPDAEAIASIGHAAVQAAQAAAEPARQALEMAGITRQEAADAVNAAIALQDRLDRRARLVAEQQQLDACAAQDAADAARADAARRATSVLPVLTRAQDSARSAHEARELAVAVLEENRPPAAEQSVPGPQSPTDAPETDNCSRQTNADAAATITAAEYEPALASLNELAPLIPNADSISPDGPDDPMALPVLDALTQSARTITARSHALRTRAGTLSAVVELENGLSSRTQEAEAAQQRLAADQDNAEDVAAQLAQRPGLQVELETSLAAARAAQARLPELGVQRDACVERLDASRRADALTARIAAAHDAVEAATAAARDANALVSQQREAWISATAGSIVTELVAGQPCPVCGSTEHPAPAVPGQGTVSRADVQAAEAAQRQADAELAAQVKSHEALVAEQTTARTAAGQASTAELIQALEAAQRELDAAQQAAAPVPELESRLGDFTRVTEQLRDQLDQRRAELARDRARLDSQVEALSRDRERCRTAQGGHDSVAAHMRALSEAAEAAGQLADLLTRTSETARTVVHDRAELADAIAQAGFVSAAAASAAYLTGPELAALEQKVAEAAARRERVRHGLTQDETIASLTGQETADVEGARRRLATAESTYHAAMAAREQARSRLNRVQEAADAVNDAATALTAVVEDSAALWEVVAVASGYNDSATPLATWVLLERFKEVLVFANQRLSQMSAGRYELVHVDDEAGSRSRTDRGLGLGVIDRFSDSGVRDPKTLSGGETFYVSLSLALALADVVTAESGGVSMETLFIDEGFGSLDPETLQNVLAELGRLQAGGRTVGIVSHVEELRRQVADRIEITRSPSGSKLRVIAS; translated from the coding sequence ATGCGCCTGCACCGCCTAACCATCACGGGGGTGGGCCCCTTCCCCGGCACCGAGACCATCGACTTCGACCGCTTCGCCGACTCCGGCCGCTTCCTGCTAACCGGTCCCACCGGCTCGGGCAAGACCACCATTATCGACGCCATCGTCTTCGCACTCTACGGGGATGTGGCCGACTCCGACGGTTCCTCCAAACAACGCATCCGCTCCACACTGGTGACTCCCACCGCTCCCAGCGAGGTCGAACTCGTCTTCTCCACCTCCGCCGGGGTCTACCGCATCGCGCGCACGCCCGAGTACATGCGCCCCAAGCGGCGTGGCAGCGGAACCACCAGGCAGAACGCCTCCGTGAAGCTGTGGCGGCTGTCCGCCCCGGACGGGAAAGCCCTCAGCGAGCCGATCACGCGCGTCGGCGAGGTGGACTCCGAGCTCCGCCGTATCGTGGGGTTGAAACGGACTCAGTTCACTCAGACCGTCGTCCTTCCCCAGGGGAAGTTCGCCCAGTTCCTGAGAGCCGAATCCAAACAGCGTCATGACCTGCTGCGCGACGTATTCGGCACCTCGATCTTCGATCGCATGCAGGAGGCGCTGCGCAGCCGCGGCCGATCCCTGGAGCAGCGGGCGGAGTCGGCCCGTCAGACCCTGCGCGCCCGCGCCGAGGTCCTGGCACCCCTGCTTCACGACGCCGAGCCCGAAGCATCCGCCGCCCCAGGCGACGCCGCCAGCTCCTCCCCCGGGGACGGCCCCGCCGGCAACGCCGAAGTCGTCGAATCCCCCGATGCACATGCCAGCTCTCCCGGAGACAGCGGTACGCCAGCCACGCTGCCGCCCTCTCCCGCCACACGGCTGGAGGCCCTCGTCGCCGCCCGCGTGCCTGATGCCGAAGCCATCGCATCCATCGGTCACGCCGCCGTCCAGGCCGCGCAAGCAGCAGCCGAGCCGGCGCGCCAGGCCCTGGAAATGGCCGGCATCACCCGTCAGGAGGCGGCCGACGCCGTCAACGCCGCCATCGCGTTGCAGGACCGTCTGGATCGTCGCGCACGCCTGGTGGCCGAGCAGCAGCAGCTCGACGCCTGCGCCGCTCAGGACGCTGCCGATGCCGCGCGCGCCGACGCGGCCCGCCGGGCCACCTCCGTCCTCCCCGTGCTGACCCGCGCGCAGGACTCAGCCCGGTCCGCCCACGAGGCCCGTGAGCTGGCCGTTGCGGTACTCGAAGAGAACCGGCCCCCTGCCGCCGAGCAGTCAGTGCCCGGCCCGCAAAGCCCCACCGACGCGCCAGAGACCGACAACTGCTCACGCCAAACGAACGCCGACGCCGCGGCCACGATAACCGCAGCCGAATACGAGCCGGCGCTGGCGTCCCTGAACGAGCTCGCTCCGCTGATTCCGAATGCCGATTCCATCAGCCCCGACGGCCCGGATGACCCCATGGCGCTCCCAGTCCTGGACGCCCTCACGCAGTCCGCCCGCACCATTACCGCCCGCAGCCACGCCCTGCGCACCCGGGCGGGGACTCTCAGCGCCGTCGTCGAGTTGGAGAATGGACTGTCCTCCCGCACCCAGGAGGCGGAGGCCGCACAGCAGCGTCTCGCCGCCGATCAGGACAATGCCGAAGATGTCGCCGCCCAGCTGGCCCAACGGCCCGGGTTGCAGGTCGAGTTGGAGACGTCCCTGGCCGCTGCGCGCGCCGCACAGGCGAGACTGCCGGAGCTGGGCGTGCAACGGGACGCCTGCGTCGAACGTCTCGACGCCTCCCGACGCGCCGATGCCCTGACCGCCCGCATCGCCGCCGCGCATGACGCCGTCGAGGCCGCCACTGCCGCGGCACGAGACGCCAACGCGCTCGTCTCCCAGCAGCGCGAGGCCTGGATCAGTGCCACGGCCGGCTCGATCGTCACCGAACTCGTGGCCGGGCAGCCCTGCCCGGTATGCGGCTCAACCGAGCATCCCGCCCCCGCCGTTCCCGGTCAAGGAACCGTCTCCCGCGCAGACGTCCAGGCCGCGGAGGCGGCGCAGCGCCAGGCCGACGCAGAGCTGGCGGCGCAGGTCAAGAGCCACGAGGCGCTGGTGGCCGAGCAGACCACGGCCCGCACCGCCGCCGGGCAGGCCAGCACGGCTGAGCTCATCCAAGCACTGGAAGCTGCGCAGCGTGAACTCGATGCTGCGCAGCAGGCCGCCGCACCGGTGCCGGAGCTGGAGTCACGCCTCGGTGACTTCACCCGCGTCACGGAACAGCTGCGTGACCAGCTCGACCAGCGGCGTGCCGAGCTCGCACGGGACCGTGCCCGGCTGGACTCCCAGGTGGAAGCCCTCAGCCGAGATCGGGAGCGCTGCCGCACCGCACAGGGAGGGCACGACTCCGTCGCCGCACACATGCGTGCCCTAAGCGAGGCCGCCGAGGCCGCCGGGCAGCTGGCGGACCTGCTCACCCGTACATCCGAGACCGCCAGAACCGTCGTGCACGACCGTGCCGAACTGGCAGATGCCATCGCCCAGGCCGGATTCGTCTCCGCCGCTGCCGCGAGCGCGGCCTATCTGACCGGCCCCGAGCTAGCCGCCCTGGAACAGAAGGTCGCCGAGGCCGCCGCACGGCGTGAACGCGTCCGGCACGGCCTGACCCAGGATGAGACCATCGCATCCCTCACCGGCCAGGAAACCGCCGATGTCGAGGGCGCGCGCCGGCGGCTGGCCACCGCCGAATCCACCTACCACGCGGCAATGGCGGCGCGGGAGCAGGCCCGCTCCCGCCTTAACCGGGTGCAAGAGGCCGCCGACGCGGTCAACGACGCCGCCACCGCCCTAACCGCCGTGGTCGAGGATTCCGCCGCGCTGTGGGAGGTCGTAGCCGTGGCCTCCGGCTACAACGATTCCGCCACCCCGCTGGCCACCTGGGTGCTGCTGGAGCGGTTCAAGGAAGTGCTCGTATTCGCCAACCAGCGCCTGTCCCAGATGTCCGCGGGACGCTACGAGCTCGTACATGTTGACGACGAGGCCGGCTCCAGGAGCCGCACCGACCGCGGACTGGGGCTCGGTGTCATCGACCGCTTCTCCGACTCCGGTGTGCGCGACCCCAAGACGCTGTCCGGTGGGGAGACCTTCTACGTATCCTTGTCCCTCGCCCTGGCCCTGGCCGACGTGGTCACGGCCGAGTCCGGTGGGGTGAGCATGGAGACGCTGTTCATTGATGAGGGCTTCGGTTCCCTGGACCCCGAGACCCTGCAGAATGTATTGGCCGAGCTGGGCCGTCTACAGGCCGGCGGACGCACCGTCGGCATCGTCTCGCACGTGGAGGAGCTACGCCGGCAGGTGGCCGACCGCATCGAAATCACCCGTTCGCCCTCCGGGTCCAAGCTGCGGGTAATAGCCTCCTAG
- a CDS encoding type II toxin-antitoxin system HicA family toxin, with product MKYRDLARLLIKAGFTARRGKGDHEVWRCGSEIVVITRTPEVSPKVTRDALRAIERSKA from the coding sequence ATGAAGTATCGCGATCTGGCGCGCTTGCTCATCAAGGCGGGCTTCACGGCCCGCCGAGGCAAAGGTGACCACGAAGTCTGGCGCTGCGGCTCAGAGATCGTCGTGATCACCCGCACCCCTGAGGTCTCACCGAAGGTGACCCGCGACGCGCTGCGAGCGATTGAGAGGAGCAAGGCATGA